In Salvelinus alpinus unplaced genomic scaffold, SLU_Salpinus.1 scaffold_40, whole genome shotgun sequence, a single genomic region encodes these proteins:
- the LOC139567007 gene encoding zinc finger protein 180-like isoform X1 has translation MSSLSYSPPAKEERVCWTEKEGLWLNVIVKEEEEDVTIQKQVEGEAVTVKEEEKDVSVKEEEDAFRVKEEEDVTVKEEGEEKEEDAVFGVKGQEITVTLKEEKEEQEEETGDLIKTRERRDYRGSSGEPQQPHDAEEAEKSPSRPEHLKKHLQRSTWKRTHCCSDCGKRFTSSGIKIHQRIHTGEKPYSCDQCGKSFTTSGSLTVHQRIHTGEKPYSCGQCGKRFTQSTSLISHQRIHTGEKPYSCDQCGKSFTTSGSLTLHQRIHTGEKSYSCDQCGKSFIQSSYLTMHQRIHTGERPYSCGQCGKSFCQSRDLTVHQRAHTGEKPYSCGQCGKSFITSSILTRHQRTHTGEKPYSCGQCGKSFITSSILTQHQRTHTGEKSYSCGQCGKSFVRSGHLTIHQRTHTGEKPYSCGQCGKSFVRSDYLTLHQRTHTGEKSHSCDQR, from the exons atgagttcactaagctactcgcctcctgctaaagaagagagggtctgctggacggagaaagagggACTGTGGCTGAACGTTAtcgtgaaagaggaagaggaggatgtcacaatacaaaaacaagtagagggtgaggctgttacagtgaaagaagaagagaaagacgtttcagtgaaagaagaggaagacgcgttcagagtgaaagaggaggaggatgttacagtaaaagaagagggggaagagaaagaggaggatgccgTTTTTGGAGTGAAGGGGCAAGAGATAACTGTCACAttgaaggaggagaaggaagaacaggaggaggagacaggagatcTGATTAAGacca gagagagacgggactatcgtgggtcctctggggagcctcaacaacctcatgatgcggaagaggcagagaagagtcccTCCAgaccagaacacctcaagaaacacctgcagagatccacatggaagagaactcactgctgctctgactgtgggaagagattcacctcatcaggcattaaaattcatcagagaatccacacaggagagaaaccttatagctgtgatcaatgtgggaagagttttactacatctggctctctgacagtgcaccagagaatacacacaggagagaaaccttatagctgtggtcaatgtgggaagaggtttactcagtcaaccagcctgatatcgcaccagagaatccacacaggagagaaaccttatagctgtgatcaatgtgggaagagttttactacatctggctctctgactttacaccagagaatacacacaggggagaaatcttatagctgtgatcaatgtgggaaaagttttaTTCAATCTAGTTATCTGACaatgcaccagagaatacacacaggagagagaccttacagctgtggtcaatgtgggaagagtttttgtcaatctagagatctgacagtgcaccagagagcacacacaggagagaaaccttatagctgtggtcaatgtgggaagagttttattacATCTAGCATTCTGActcgacaccagagaacacacacaggagagaaaccttatagctgtggtcaatgtgggaagagttttattacATCTAGCAttctgactcaacaccagagaacacacacaggagagaaatcttatagctgtggtcaatgtgggaagagttttgttcgatctggccatctgacaatacaccagagaacacacacaggagaaaaaccttatagctgtggtcaatgtgggaagagttttgttcgaTCTGACTatctgacattacaccagagaacacacacaggagagaaatctcatagctgtgatcagagataa
- the LOC139567007 gene encoding zinc finger protein 180-like isoform X2 — protein MEMTVTLEEEKEEEEKTEYLGSVSQRHVKASNGSNDERALVNTRERRDYRGSSGEPQQPHDAEEAEKSPSRPEHLKKHLQRSTWKRTHCCSDCGKRFTSSGIKIHQRIHTGEKPYSCDQCGKSFTTSGSLTVHQRIHTGEKPYSCGQCGKRFTQSTSLISHQRIHTGEKPYSCDQCGKSFTTSGSLTLHQRIHTGEKSYSCDQCGKSFIQSSYLTMHQRIHTGERPYSCGQCGKSFCQSRDLTVHQRAHTGEKPYSCGQCGKSFITSSILTRHQRTHTGEKPYSCGQCGKSFITSSILTQHQRTHTGEKSYSCGQCGKSFVRSGHLTIHQRTHTGEKPYSCGQCGKSFVRSDYLTLHQRTHTGEKSHSCDQR, from the exons AtggagatgactgtcacattggaagaagagaaggaagaagaggagaaaacTGAATATCTGGGCTCGGTTTCCCAAAGGCATGttaaggcatccaatggttctaacgatgaacggGCCCTGGTTAACACAA gagagagacgggactatcgtgggtcctctggggagcctcaacaacctcatgatgcggaagaggcagagaagagtcccTCCAgaccagaacacctcaagaaacacctgcagagatccacatggaagagaactcactgctgctctgactgtgggaagagattcacctcatcaggcattaaaattcatcagagaatccacacaggagagaaaccttatagctgtgatcaatgtgggaagagttttactacatctggctctctgacagtgcaccagagaatacacacaggagagaaaccttatagctgtggtcaatgtgggaagaggtttactcagtcaaccagcctgatatcgcaccagagaatccacacaggagagaaaccttatagctgtgatcaatgtgggaagagttttactacatctggctctctgactttacaccagagaatacacacaggggagaaatcttatagctgtgatcaatgtgggaaaagttttaTTCAATCTAGTTATCTGACaatgcaccagagaatacacacaggagagagaccttacagctgtggtcaatgtgggaagagtttttgtcaatctagagatctgacagtgcaccagagagcacacacaggagagaaaccttatagctgtggtcaatgtgggaagagttttattacATCTAGCATTCTGActcgacaccagagaacacacacaggagagaaaccttatagctgtggtcaatgtgggaagagttttattacATCTAGCAttctgactcaacaccagagaacacacacaggagagaaatcttatagctgtggtcaatgtgggaagagttttgttcgatctggccatctgacaatacaccagagaacacacacaggagaaaaaccttatagctgtggtcaatgtgggaagagttttgttcgaTCTGACTatctgacattacaccagagaacacacacaggagagaaatctcatagctgtgatcagagataa